One genomic window of Moorella glycerini includes the following:
- a CDS encoding stalk domain-containing protein, translated as MDKGRISPLAAALLLFFLLMAGAAKPAAALRAKERAGTPLNRAADYLLNREKSRGMLQPWSYIALAAAGRDLKGTRAGLAGEKVLAQAVQSGEMNDYATLVLAVLAAGGNPYNYHGQDLIKKIQEAQLPSGKFADNLSQGGEVLLNTHIWAILALHAAGADIPDKNKALNWLAARQHADGSFYWDVRDQETADVDSTGMALMALGALGEKSDSPVVQRAVAYLAKAQKANGSFESWGAENPESCHMVIEGLTAVGLDPLQGDFNRAGGDVLTALLRFQLPDGSFEHLAGAGSNEMATNQALMALAGIYFGQPFFERLKEEKGTALASPRPAPARYEARFIVGDRSYLVVAGGKKDVRAMEAPPFIEEGRTYVPVRYLAYALGVGEDGIRWDEKTRTVTLSKDGVTVTLVIGEDTGFVNGRARSLGVAPLLREGRTYLPARFVAEAFGYQVDWEAASQAVSIKNAN; from the coding sequence ATGGACAAGGGCAGGATATCCCCCCTGGCAGCGGCGCTTCTGCTTTTCTTTTTGCTTATGGCCGGCGCTGCCAAGCCCGCCGCAGCCCTCAGAGCTAAAGAGAGGGCCGGCACGCCGTTGAACAGGGCTGCCGATTACTTGTTAAACAGGGAGAAAAGCAGGGGGATGCTGCAGCCCTGGAGCTATATAGCCCTGGCAGCTGCGGGAAGGGATTTAAAGGGCACCCGGGCCGGGCTGGCCGGTGAAAAAGTGCTGGCCCAGGCTGTCCAGTCGGGGGAAATGAATGATTATGCCACCCTGGTCCTGGCCGTCCTGGCTGCCGGGGGGAACCCTTATAATTATCACGGGCAGGATCTGATAAAAAAGATCCAGGAGGCCCAGCTGCCCAGCGGTAAGTTTGCCGACAATCTAAGCCAGGGTGGTGAGGTTTTACTTAACACCCACATCTGGGCCATTCTGGCCTTGCACGCCGCCGGCGCCGATATTCCCGATAAAAATAAGGCCCTCAACTGGTTAGCGGCCAGGCAGCACGCCGACGGCTCCTTTTACTGGGACGTGAGGGACCAGGAAACTGCCGATGTGGACTCTACCGGCATGGCATTAATGGCCCTGGGGGCTCTGGGCGAAAAAAGCGACAGCCCGGTTGTCCAGCGGGCAGTGGCTTACCTGGCAAAGGCCCAAAAAGCAAATGGCAGTTTTGAGTCCTGGGGGGCGGAAAACCCGGAGAGCTGCCACATGGTCATTGAAGGATTGACAGCGGTTGGCCTCGACCCACTTCAAGGCGATTTTAACAGAGCCGGGGGAGATGTTTTAACAGCCCTGCTCCGCTTCCAGTTGCCTGACGGCTCCTTTGAACACCTTGCCGGGGCGGGCAGCAATGAAATGGCAACCAACCAGGCCTTAATGGCCCTGGCCGGCATTTATTTTGGCCAGCCCTTTTTCGAACGATTAAAAGAGGAAAAGGGGACGGCCCTGGCCTCCCCGCGGCCTGCCCCAGCCCGGTATGAAGCGCGCTTTATTGTTGGCGACAGGAGCTACCTGGTTGTGGCCGGCGGGAAAAAAGACGTCAGGGCCATGGAAGCGCCGCCTTTTATTGAAGAAGGCCGGACCTATGTCCCGGTGCGTTATTTGGCCTATGCCCTGGGGGTGGGGGAGGACGGCATCAGATGGGATGAGAAGACCAGGACTGTTACCCTGAGCAAAGATGGCGTTACGGTAACCCTGGTTATTGGCGAGGATACCGGCTTCGTCAATGGCCGGGCCAGGAGCCTCGGCGTCGCCCCCCTGCTGAGGGAGGGCCGCACCTATCTGCCGGCCCGGTTTGTGGCGGAAGCCTTTGGTTACCAGGTAGACTGGGAGGCAGCTTCCCAGGCGGTGAGCATAAAAAATGCAAACTAA
- a CDS encoding ECF transporter S component, producing the protein MVYGRKILFPLAWLAILALLLASIKLKVLLLGQGWGLLASAIIILALLLLYWGFEQGRVSSREVAVVAMLGTLAAVGRVPFAALPSIQPVTFLVINSGFVFGPGAGFMVGSTAALVSNFFLGQGPWTPWQMFAWGLAGSSAGVVKILFPRAGKKFMTVFSFLWGYFFGWIMNLWFWTAFVHPLNWQSFAAAYAASFWFDTFHALGNAAFYLLFGPGFVKILERFRRKLEVTLLPLVEGEEDANL; encoded by the coding sequence GTGGTTTATGGGCGTAAAATACTGTTTCCCCTTGCCTGGCTGGCAATCCTGGCCTTGTTGCTGGCCAGCATCAAGCTCAAAGTCCTCCTGCTGGGCCAGGGGTGGGGACTGCTGGCATCGGCTATAATCATCCTGGCCCTGCTCCTCCTGTACTGGGGCTTTGAGCAAGGGCGGGTTTCTTCCCGGGAGGTGGCCGTAGTCGCCATGCTGGGTACCCTTGCCGCCGTGGGCCGGGTTCCTTTTGCTGCTTTGCCCAGTATTCAACCGGTTACCTTTTTGGTAATTAATTCCGGATTTGTCTTCGGGCCCGGCGCCGGATTTATGGTCGGTTCTACGGCGGCCCTGGTGTCCAACTTTTTCCTGGGGCAGGGACCCTGGACGCCCTGGCAGATGTTTGCCTGGGGGCTGGCCGGCAGCTCGGCAGGGGTCGTTAAAATCCTTTTTCCCCGGGCCGGGAAAAAGTTTATGACTGTCTTTAGTTTTCTCTGGGGTTATTTTTTTGGCTGGATAATGAACCTGTGGTTTTGGACGGCCTTTGTTCACCCCTTGAACTGGCAGTCCTTTGCAGCCGCCTATGCAGCCAGCTTCTGGTTTGACACCTTTCATGCCCTGGGCAACGCTGCCTTTTATTTACTTTTTGGCCCCGGCTTCGTAAAAATCCTGGAGCGTTTTCGCCGTAAACTGGAAGTGACTTTACTACCGCTAGTAGAAGGAGAAGAGGATGCTAATTTGTGA
- a CDS encoding energy-coupling factor transporter transmembrane component T, with protein MFEQFFYQDKGLFLQRLHPAAALTYLGLLLVLALLFTNPLYLLGLLLVVILAIGAAQGLAAWEIYLRISLGMAVLVIILNSLVARAGETIIWWGPRLPVIGRLTVSLEAVCYGAAMGVRLLTIMSVFCLYNLIVHPDKVLGLLARFASRSALVLSLATRMFPAMVRQLDNIREVQILRGVDFHAGTLTERFSRYAALMNILLLSSLEDSLEIAEAMQARAFGSGRRSSYRQDAWRPRDSLCLGSTLLALAAAVYGQVRGCSTFSFYPQLDYLIKGPMTVILLLIILLALSVPVVLSWGWQRCPYFKAKI; from the coding sequence ATGTTTGAGCAATTTTTTTACCAGGACAAAGGCCTCTTTTTACAGCGCCTGCACCCGGCGGCAGCCCTGACTTACCTGGGCCTTTTACTTGTGCTGGCCCTGCTGTTTACCAACCCCCTTTACCTCCTGGGGCTGCTCTTAGTCGTTATCCTGGCCATTGGCGCCGCCCAGGGCCTGGCTGCCTGGGAGATTTATTTAAGGATCAGCCTGGGTATGGCGGTACTGGTGATCATTCTCAACTCCCTGGTGGCCCGCGCCGGTGAAACTATTATCTGGTGGGGGCCGCGCCTGCCGGTTATCGGCCGTTTAACCGTCTCCCTGGAGGCCGTTTGCTACGGCGCGGCCATGGGCGTGCGCCTGTTGACCATCATGAGCGTTTTTTGCCTTTATAATCTTATCGTTCACCCCGATAAGGTTTTAGGCTTGCTGGCGCGTTTTGCTTCGCGGTCGGCGCTGGTGCTCTCCCTGGCCACCCGGATGTTCCCGGCCATGGTGCGGCAGCTTGATAACATCCGGGAAGTACAGATTCTGAGGGGCGTCGACTTTCACGCCGGAACGTTAACCGAAAGGTTCTCTCGCTATGCGGCCCTGATGAATATCCTCCTCCTGTCCTCCCTGGAAGATTCCCTGGAAATAGCCGAAGCCATGCAGGCGCGGGCCTTCGGCAGCGGCCGGCGTTCCTCCTACCGGCAGGATGCCTGGCGGCCCCGGGACAGCCTTTGCCTGGGCAGCACCCTCCTGGCCCTGGCAGCGGCAGTTTACGGCCAGGTCCGGGGGTGCAGCACTTTTAGTTTTTACCCGCAGCTGGACTACTTAATCAAGGGCCCCATGACCGTTATCCTTTTACTTATTATCCTTCTTGCTTTATCCGTGCCGGTGGTATTGAGCTGGGGGTGGCAGCGGTGCCCTTATTTCAAAGCGAAAATTTGA
- a CDS encoding ABC transporter ATP-binding protein — MPLFQSENLTYYYPDRERPALQRMNLSIEEGEFLLVTGGSGSGKSTLARALAGLIPDFYGGRIGGKVYFQGRDMGQMARRQLAREVGMVFQDPEKQLVMTSVEAEVAFGLENLGLPQAEMSRRVAEVLSFLDLAEARGEFTNHLSGGQKQKLALAAVLAMQPQVLVLDEPTSQLDPVAAEEFLNLIKRLNEEMGLTIILIEQRLERCFHLADRVVFMEDGQIKYEGAPEELARWAVQRDIPFVPPVARFFARAGSPSIPITVKEGRRLLRSSFKVRTPVPLQPVAGENPGGPLLTMDKVWFTYPNGREALQDISWQVNAGEVVAVLGNNGAGKSTLLKTMAGLLKPGRGRVQLMGRDLSGRGRPAAGRVAYLSQNPNDYLFQDTVEEELLFTLKNCGLPDDGVVDDLLEKLALQRCRRVNPRDLSSGERQRVALASVLVTRPRLLVLDEPTRGMDYWLKDELGEMLTGLSREGVSVVLVTHDVEFAAAYATRVLLLFAGRVVADGPKHQVLGQSVFYSTQMGKMCRGYVDGVLTVPDALERLVPAWFGPGCSSLSPPADAPGRPAARTVPAG; from the coding sequence GTGCCCTTATTTCAAAGCGAAAATTTGACCTACTATTACCCGGACAGGGAACGCCCGGCCCTGCAAAGGATGAATTTGAGCATCGAAGAAGGGGAGTTTTTGCTGGTAACCGGCGGTTCGGGATCGGGCAAATCCACGCTGGCGCGGGCCCTGGCCGGGTTGATCCCGGATTTTTACGGCGGCAGGATTGGCGGTAAGGTTTATTTTCAAGGGCGGGATATGGGCCAGATGGCCCGGCGCCAACTGGCCCGGGAAGTGGGCATGGTCTTCCAGGACCCGGAAAAGCAGCTGGTTATGACCAGCGTCGAAGCCGAGGTCGCCTTCGGCCTGGAAAACCTGGGCCTGCCCCAGGCGGAGATGTCCCGGCGGGTGGCTGAGGTTTTGAGTTTCCTGGACCTGGCGGAAGCGCGAGGGGAATTTACGAACCACCTTTCCGGGGGACAGAAGCAGAAGCTGGCCCTGGCGGCCGTCCTGGCCATGCAGCCGCAGGTGCTGGTTTTAGACGAGCCTACCTCCCAGCTGGACCCAGTGGCGGCCGAGGAATTTCTTAATCTCATAAAGCGGTTAAATGAGGAAATGGGCCTGACCATCATTTTAATTGAGCAGCGGCTGGAAAGGTGTTTCCACCTGGCTGACCGGGTAGTGTTCATGGAAGACGGCCAGATCAAATATGAAGGTGCGCCGGAAGAACTGGCCCGCTGGGCGGTGCAGCGGGATATCCCCTTTGTCCCCCCGGTGGCCCGTTTTTTCGCCCGGGCAGGGAGCCCGTCGATACCGATTACCGTCAAGGAAGGGCGCCGGTTGCTGCGCAGCAGCTTTAAGGTGAGAACTCCTGTTCCCCTCCAGCCGGTGGCCGGCGAAAATCCGGGAGGGCCGCTTTTGACCATGGATAAGGTATGGTTTACCTATCCCAACGGTAGAGAAGCCTTGCAGGACATCAGCTGGCAGGTTAATGCCGGTGAAGTGGTGGCTGTCCTGGGCAATAACGGCGCCGGGAAATCCACCCTCCTGAAGACCATGGCCGGCCTGTTAAAGCCGGGGCGGGGACGGGTGCAGCTAATGGGCCGCGACCTCAGCGGCAGGGGCCGGCCGGCGGCCGGCAGGGTGGCCTATCTCTCCCAGAATCCCAACGATTATCTCTTCCAGGATACCGTGGAAGAGGAATTATTATTCACCCTGAAAAATTGCGGTCTTCCCGATGACGGCGTAGTAGACGACCTGCTGGAAAAACTGGCTCTCCAGCGCTGCCGGCGAGTAAATCCCCGCGATTTGAGCAGCGGCGAACGCCAGCGGGTAGCCCTGGCTTCCGTTTTGGTAACCCGGCCCCGCCTGCTGGTCCTGGACGAGCCGACCCGGGGCATGGACTACTGGTTGAAGGACGAACTGGGAGAGATGCTGACAGGTTTAAGCAGGGAAGGCGTTAGTGTGGTGCTGGTCACCCACGATGTAGAATTTGCTGCCGCCTACGCCACGCGGGTGCTGCTGCTGTTTGCCGGGCGCGTCGTTGCCGATGGCCCCAAGCACCAGGTCCTGGGCCAGTCGGTTTTTTACTCCACCCAGATGGGGAAAATGTGCCGCGGCTATGTTGACGGCGTTCTGACCGTGCCGGACGCCCTGGAGCGGCTGGTGCCGGCTTGGTTTGGACCGGGTTGCAGTTCCCTGAGCCCGCCGGCTGACGCACCCGGAAGGCCCGCCGCCCGGACCGTACCGGCGGGCTAG
- a CDS encoding DUF4430 domain-containing protein — MQKKFLYPLAVLVILLALIGPLVYQQQTANTGPREGGAAPTPAGVSLPAGRAAAAGVPDGAGNPQGTATPDRIEKTAGGKAGTGTISGGVKAAAPGGVPRPAPPAKEAGGQNDAGKGAALQAAVSKSSSSGEGACPAAGGCLVEIAIVGMKGQILYGPAPVTVDKDNKWGLTALGALDATGVQYSLSPVYGNLVQSIAGQANKGMRGWMYKVNGETPMVAASEKVVNPGDKIIWWYSESIDNPGPAWQDLKAVSP; from the coding sequence GTGCAGAAGAAATTTCTTTACCCCCTGGCGGTCCTGGTAATCCTGCTGGCTTTAATCGGGCCGCTGGTCTACCAGCAGCAAACCGCCAACACCGGGCCACGCGAGGGTGGCGCTGCCCCCACACCCGCCGGGGTCTCTTTACCGGCGGGCAGGGCTGCTGCCGCCGGCGTTCCAGATGGTGCCGGAAACCCCCAGGGAACTGCAACCCCTGATAGGATAGAAAAAACGGCGGGGGGAAAGGCGGGTACCGGCACTATAAGCGGCGGTGTGAAAGCCGCCGCGCCTGGCGGCGTTCCCCGCCCGGCACCGCCCGCAAAGGAGGCGGGCGGCCAGAATGATGCCGGCAAGGGCGCTGCTCTCCAGGCGGCAGTTAGTAAAAGCAGCAGCAGTGGGGAAGGGGCCTGTCCTGCCGCCGGGGGCTGCCTGGTGGAGATAGCAATAGTGGGCATGAAAGGCCAGATCCTGTATGGTCCTGCCCCGGTGACGGTTGATAAAGACAACAAATGGGGGTTAACAGCCCTGGGTGCCCTGGACGCCACCGGCGTGCAATACAGCCTGAGCCCCGTGTACGGCAATTTGGTCCAGAGCATAGCCGGCCAGGCCAACAAAGGCATGCGCGGCTGGATGTATAAAGTAAACGGCGAAACCCCTATGGTGGCAGCCAGCGAGAAGGTCGTTAACCCTGGCGACAAGATTATCTGGTGGTACAGCGAAAGCATAGATAACCCCGGGCCTGCCTGGCAGGACTTAAAGGCGGTTTCACCCTAA
- a CDS encoding adenosylcobinamide amidohydrolase, translating to MLICELNSGEKIHRREETLIVYFPGPRRVVSTAWVNGGCREDLQAVFNHHLAPHQHDPASLPGGSAEGYLEYLAGKLGLPYRHTAGLLTAARMENAAIKTNGFRELTVTAIVTGGIDVNGGRAGDRADYYERDGQWVLVPGTINIILLINGNLPPHALVRSIVTATEAKAAALQELMAPSRYSRGIATGSGTDQIITVANTQSHHYFTDAGKHAKLGELIGVTVKEAVKVALEKQTGLNARRQCSFLARLERYGVSAEDFWRQAGEEGLGLDRDSYLARLQHIQGEPGLVALAASLIHLWDEYEWGLLPGEAVIAAGLRLLQGYNEGEICLAAATGEDPVRSLSRLFIRLINRVIADRVYDGPESGLCR from the coding sequence ATGCTAATTTGTGAGTTAAACAGCGGGGAAAAAATCCACCGGCGGGAGGAGACCCTTATCGTCTACTTCCCCGGGCCGCGGCGGGTGGTAAGCACGGCCTGGGTCAACGGCGGCTGCCGGGAAGACCTGCAGGCGGTATTTAACCATCACCTGGCGCCCCATCAGCACGATCCCGCCAGCCTCCCGGGAGGCAGTGCGGAAGGCTACCTGGAGTATCTGGCCGGCAAGCTCGGCCTGCCCTACCGTCACACCGCCGGGTTGCTTACCGCCGCCAGGATGGAAAACGCCGCTATAAAAACGAATGGTTTCCGGGAACTAACAGTGACGGCTATCGTCACCGGCGGGATCGACGTTAACGGCGGGCGGGCCGGGGACAGGGCCGATTATTACGAGAGGGACGGGCAATGGGTCCTTGTCCCCGGCACTATTAATATTATCCTTCTGATAAACGGGAACTTGCCTCCCCACGCCCTGGTGCGCTCCATAGTTACGGCTACGGAAGCCAAAGCTGCCGCCCTGCAGGAGCTCATGGCGCCCAGCCGTTATTCCCGGGGAATTGCCACCGGTTCGGGGACCGACCAGATCATTACCGTTGCCAATACCCAGAGCCACCATTATTTTACTGATGCCGGCAAGCACGCAAAACTGGGGGAATTAATCGGTGTGACAGTGAAGGAAGCAGTAAAAGTAGCTTTAGAAAAGCAGACCGGCCTGAATGCCCGGCGCCAGTGCAGTTTCCTGGCACGCCTGGAGAGGTACGGCGTCAGTGCGGAAGACTTCTGGCGTCAGGCCGGGGAGGAAGGCCTGGGACTGGACCGGGACAGCTATCTAGCGCGACTGCAACACATCCAGGGCGAGCCGGGCCTGGTGGCCCTGGCCGCCAGCCTCATCCACCTGTGGGACGAATATGAATGGGGATTGCTCCCGGGTGAAGCAGTTATCGCGGCCGGGCTAAGGTTGCTGCAGGGATATAACGAAGGAGAAATCTGCCTTGCTGCGGCGACCGGAGAGGACCCGGTGCGTAGCTTGAGCAGGTTGTTTATCCGGCTGATAAACCGGGTTATAGCTGACAGGGTGTATGATGGTCCGGAGTCTGGCCTTTGCAGGTAG
- a CDS encoding ABC transporter ATP-binding protein → MKILIQDINFSYGSHDVLQGVNMEISPGQVVCIAGPNGSGKSTLLKCLARVLIPKSGVVYLDGREISRLGSRELARLAGYVPQNGGEIFPFTVLEIVLMGRKPHLTWGVTRHDLEVVANVLKFMGIGEMAQRSLAELSGGQKQKVFIARALAQEPQVFLLDEPTSSLDIKHQLEVLEVVKALARRQSYVVIMVLHDLNLAARFSDHIVMLKDGRIYAAGKPRAVVTRENIGAVYGVEALIMESSFGPYVIPVGPVQGSDICLQAAAF, encoded by the coding sequence ATGAAAATACTTATTCAAGACATAAATTTTTCTTACGGCAGCCATGACGTACTGCAGGGTGTGAATATGGAGATATCTCCCGGACAAGTGGTATGTATCGCCGGACCTAACGGTTCCGGGAAAAGCACCTTGCTCAAGTGCTTAGCCCGGGTGCTTATCCCTAAAAGCGGGGTCGTTTATTTAGACGGCAGGGAAATATCACGCCTCGGGTCCCGGGAGCTGGCCCGGCTGGCAGGTTATGTCCCCCAAAACGGCGGGGAAATTTTCCCTTTTACAGTCCTGGAAATAGTACTTATGGGACGCAAACCTCATCTTACCTGGGGAGTTACCCGGCATGATCTAGAAGTAGTTGCTAATGTGTTGAAATTTATGGGCATTGGAGAGATGGCCCAGCGATCACTGGCAGAATTAAGCGGCGGCCAAAAGCAAAAAGTTTTTATTGCCCGGGCGCTGGCTCAGGAACCACAAGTGTTTCTCCTTGACGAGCCCACCAGCAGCCTGGACATCAAGCATCAGTTGGAGGTCCTGGAAGTGGTAAAAGCTTTAGCGCGCCGGCAAAGTTACGTAGTGATCATGGTGCTTCACGATTTAAACCTGGCCGCCAGGTTTTCGGATCATATAGTGATGCTGAAAGATGGTCGGATCTATGCGGCAGGGAAACCGCGGGCAGTAGTCACGCGGGAGAATATCGGTGCAGTTTACGGGGTGGAAGCATTAATTATGGAGAGCAGCTTTGGCCCCTATGTGATTCCTGTAGGACCCGTACAGGGAAGCGATATATGTCTGCAGGCAGCGGCTTTTTAG